Within the Nitrospira sp. genome, the region CTTTGGTGGGCGCCTTTTACGGCGCGGTCAAAGCGCTTGCCCAAACTCGTGTGCGCCTCTTGTTGGCGTATGCTAGTTTGTCGTTTTTCTCGATATTGTGGTGGTTTGCCGCGGCGACTCGATCAGCCACACCCCGCGCTGCCCTCTTGGTGGGAACGGTCGGCCTGGCCACCAGCGGACTCTTGGTCGCGTGGCAGGTTGTTCGTACCCGGTATGGAGACGACGTTGATCCGCAAGCCGTCAGCGGGTTGGCATCGGGGATGCCTCAATTTTCTGTCATTCTCTCGCTCATCGGATTGGCAGCCATGGGCCTGCCGCCCTTTGGCGTCTTTGCCGGGTTCATGGGATTGCTGTTAAGTGCCCCCTTCCCCTCCTCGGGAGGCTTGGTCATCACCCTTCTCGCCTGGCTGGCCGCTTCGTGGTACATCATGCGGATGGTGCAAGGACTGCTGTTCGGACTTCGGCGGCCCGAGTTGCGCTACATCGATGTGCTCCGCACCGAATTCGCTGCGCTCGTGATCGTGGTGCTGGTTCTGCTGGCGCTGGGTCTGGCACCTGCAACTCTTTTCACCCCTGATCAGACAGTGACCACCACGTATTCAGCCATGGGATCGGTTGTATGGACCCGGTAAGCACGTCGCACGACCTTGAAACCAGACGGATGGAGCTTCGCGGTATCGTGAAGCTCGCCGGCGAAGTCATCGCGCAGTATTGGCCGATGCGAACGTTCGTCCATCACAATCCGCTCCATAGCCTGGAATACCTCCCTTTCGAGGAAACGGTGCGCCGCGGCAAACAATTCATGGGCGGAAACGGCTATCTCCCGAGCTGGATGTATCGCGAGTACCTCAGAACCGGCCGGATTCAGTCGCGCCATCTCGACGAGGTTCTGCGGCCTCTCGCGCAGGACAAGCACGTGACCATCGGCTCCCGGCCCGTCACGCATGCCGAGGTCTTGCGTGCGAGCCTGGCCGAAGGGCTCTGTACGCCGGTGATCGAGCCGCTCGACGATCAGCTGCCGGATCCCTCCCGCGGCCTTATTGACCGCGTGGCGGCTCGGCTGGAATTCGGCATGATTGTTCCGGACCTTCAAGAACGCATACGCGCCATTGTAGAAGATGACCAAGCCGCGCTCGGACGCTGGTTGACGCTCTCGCATTGGTGCGACGATACGCTCGGGGCGCAGATCGTCCGACAAATCAACGACCAGTTGATCAAGTGGTGCGAGGCGTTTCTCGACGAGGGGCATGCGACCTGGGCCATGCCCGAACGAGAGCAGGGCCTTTACCAGGCATGGAAAACGATTGCCGTGCACGAGTGGTCGCCATGCGGGATCGAGGACAGCAAGCGAAAGATTGCTCAACTTCCCGAATATCCGGAAGATGCACTCCTGCAGAGTTTGGACGCGCTCGGCATCCCGGCCGAGCTTCGCCAGGACTACTTGTCACTCCAGCTCACTGCCCTGCCAGGCTGGGCCGGTTTCATCAAGTGGCGGGGTGAAGAACGGGACTACCCCTGGCAACAGGCCTACCCCGTCGGACTCGTCAAGTTCCTGGCCATCCGACTCTGGTACGCACAGGAGCTGGTGCAGAAGGCCTGCCGTGAGGAACTCGGCATCGAGGGACGGTACGACGCCATCACGGCGTACATGCGCAGCCGTCCCGAAGAGTATTACTTGCGCCGGCAACGCGTGGCAGGTCGTCTCCCCGCACTGTACGCCGAAGAAGTCGACAGGCTGGCGCACCGAAAAGGCACCGGCTGGCAGATCGTCCTTGACCGCTACAAGACGGAGGTCGTGCCGCGTCAGCAAACCGCCGCGCGTCGCGGGTCGGCGCGAACGCTGCTGAAGTTGGCTCGGTCTTTGGAGATTGATCCCGAACAACTAGCGGAGGCGACTCCCCAGAATCTCGCGCAACTTGTCGATTGGATTAACTCCTTTCCTGAATCCGACCACGGACCGGTCTGGCTGAAGGCATTCGAAGCCGGCTACCAAGAACGCCTGCTGGAACAACTACGAACACGAACCACCGACGCTGATCGCCCGCCGACCACCCGTCCCTATTCGCAATCGGTCTACTGCATCGACGTGCGGTCGGAGCCGTTTCGTCGTCATCTCGAATCGGTCGGCCCACATGACACCTATGGCTTCGCCGGCTTCTTCGCCGCCTTTATACGCTATCGCGCTTGGGGCAAGGAGCACGACACGGAGCAGTTTCCCGTGATCATGCGCGCCAAGAACGAAGTGCGGGAGATTCCGCGCAGCTACCTCGACCATAAGGTTTCCACCCATCTCGCGCGCGCGAGATGGGTGCATGCCGGGCATACGTTGCTGCACGATCTGAAGGAAAACGTCGTCACCCCATACGTGATGGTCGAATCCCTCGGCTGGTTTTATGGACTCCCCATCTTTGGCAAGACGTTGATTCCCACTCTCTATCAACGCGTGACCGCCTGGCTGAGACGGATGTTCGTTCCCTCCATTGCGACGACGCTCACGGTCGATAAGATAGCCCCGAGCGATATGGCGGAAATGTTGGCGGCTGAACAGCAGGCCGTGGTCCGAAGCGCGCTGCACGAACGATTCGGATTGCGCAGCTCCCGCATCACGCCGGCCCTGGTCGAGGGAGTTCGCCAACAGGCCCTCTCTGGATCGGACACTCCGGACCGATCACTGATCGAGGCAGCCGCGCAGGCAGGCCTTTCGACGGAGGTCTTGACCGAACTGGTGGAGATCTTGCGCAAAGAGTACGAACTGAACGCCCGGGCCCTGTCGCACGAGAAGGAACGGATCACCAGAACCGGCTTCACGGTCGAGGAACAAACACTCACGGCTGACACCGCCTTGCGCATGATGGGACTAACGAAGAATTTCGCGCGCCTCGTCCTCTTCTGCGCCCACGGTAGCACGACCGAGAACAACCCGTACGAATCGGCCCTCGATTGCGGCGCCTGCGGCGGCAATGAAGGCAAGCCCAACGCGCGCACGCTGGCGATGATGGCGAACAATCCCAAAGTCCGTGAACGTCTTGCCAAACTCGGCATCGACATACCTGCCGACACACATTTCCTGGCCGGCCAGATGAACACGACGACCGATGCGGTGGATCTGTTCGATCTGGAGGACGTACCGCCGACCCATCGAGCAGACCTGGCGCGCTTACAAGAGGATTTGAAGGAAGCATCGCAGCTGACTAGCCAGGAACGCTGTGCGCGGCTTCCCGACGTCCACCAGAGGCTCCAAGAAGCCAAAGCCGAGGCCCACGTCAGGCAACGGAGCGTCGATTGGAGTCAGGTCCGGCCTGAATGGGGCCTGTCCAGCAATACGGCCTTCGTGATCGGGCGGCGGGATCTCACAAAAGGCTTGGACCTCGGCGGGCGCGTCTTCCTCCATTCCTACGATTATCGCGAGGACCCGAACAACCGGCTGCTCGAGGTCCTGCTGACGGCGCCGCAAGTGGTTGCGCAATGGATCAACATGGAACACTACTTTTCAACGGTCGACAACGAAGTCTATGGGAGCGGGAGCAAGATTTACCACAATGTGGTCGGACGGCTTGGCGTCATGTCCGGTCCCTGGAGCGACCTCCGGCTCGGACTCGCCAGGCAAACCGTCATGAACGGGGACATGCCCTATCACGAACCGATGCGATTGCTCACCATTATCGAAGCCCCGCGCGAACGTATCGAAAAGCTGATTGCACGGCACGAAGTGCTCCAGCACTACTATCATAACGAATGGGTTCACCTCATCGCCCTCGACCCGAACGATCAGGTATGGTATCGCTATCGCCCCGATGCGACATGGAGCTTGATTGAGCAAGCTGTGCGGGCCTAGGCTAAGGCTCTGGTGAATCGCGCGTCCTTGTCCGATTCAGCCTAGTCCCAGGCTTAACGCTCGAAACAGGGCGGAAAGGAGAGAACCAGATGAGTTTGGTGCTGCATCCGATGAAGGAAATTCGCGTGATCACCGCGGGAGAACACCAGGCGTTTGTGACCGACTTGTTGGATCGTGTGAAGGCGACCGGGTATACCATCATCGGCAATGTGTCCGGCAAGGGTCATCACGGCGTGCGTGAAGCCCATTTCATGTTCAGCGAGCAGGAAAGTCTGGAAATGATCATCACGGTGGTGCCGGAAGAGAAGGTGGAGCCGATCCTCGCTGGTCTCAGACCTCTGTTCGAACGGCACTCCGGCGTGATGTTCGTGAGCGACGTGGCCGTAAGCCGGCAAGAGTATTTTGGCAAGAAGCCCGTCGCAAAATAGCTGCCGGACCGGTCGACGAGCCTCTTTTGCTCCGGCCGAGTCCCCACCTTGTCTTCCAGGGCCCGATTGACTAGAATTGCCCTTCCTTGAGGTCAGGAGGGACGAGGTGAAAGGGCTGCGGTTCGAGCGCATTCGGCGGGATCAGCATTATAACGTGGTCTTTCACGTCGGCAGCACGTATGTGCCGGTCAGCGACGACACAGTCGAGGAACTGAGGGCTCAGAGCCTTCTGCCGCCGGAGCGCTTTCTCAACGTGCTGCTCGACAAGGTCGGGTACTCCAGCTATCTCCGGGACCAGATCCAAAACGAGCTGAAAACTGCCGGAGATCCCATTACCCAGATCACCGTCATCCAAGGCGCCCTCCGCGAACTGTAATTTCTCTATTTTCTTCAGGGTATCTCCGCACAGAGTCTGCTCTGCTCCTCATTTCTTCTCAGAGTTGATCATCCTACCAGATCGTCCCCATGAGCATCGCCAGTAGGGGGCCCTCCGGCTTCAGCGACGACTAAACCTCCAATACCCTCCTTGAGTGAAAACAATACCCGGCCATTCAAAAACGCTCACCTATCCGCGACGTAAGGGCATTGGGGCAGAATGTCCGAGCGATGGTCGTGAGCACTAGGATGCTTCCATCGCTCTAATCTTCTCAATATCTGGTAGCGCGCGCCTTGCAGTGGGGTCGGCGCCCTTCGCCCTTAGAGAGGTGGTTCCCGATTCGACTGAGTTGGAAAGCGGAGACTGAATGAGTCTGCGATTAGGATGCTCCCTCCGCTTTTACCCCTCCATATTTGCTAGCGAGGACAGGTGTGGAGCCAGCGACCTCGCCAAAGGAGCGAGGAAAGTGCCAGGACTTCGG harbors:
- a CDS encoding UPF0753 protein, translating into MDPVSTSHDLETRRMELRGIVKLAGEVIAQYWPMRTFVHHNPLHSLEYLPFEETVRRGKQFMGGNGYLPSWMYREYLRTGRIQSRHLDEVLRPLAQDKHVTIGSRPVTHAEVLRASLAEGLCTPVIEPLDDQLPDPSRGLIDRVAARLEFGMIVPDLQERIRAIVEDDQAALGRWLTLSHWCDDTLGAQIVRQINDQLIKWCEAFLDEGHATWAMPEREQGLYQAWKTIAVHEWSPCGIEDSKRKIAQLPEYPEDALLQSLDALGIPAELRQDYLSLQLTALPGWAGFIKWRGEERDYPWQQAYPVGLVKFLAIRLWYAQELVQKACREELGIEGRYDAITAYMRSRPEEYYLRRQRVAGRLPALYAEEVDRLAHRKGTGWQIVLDRYKTEVVPRQQTAARRGSARTLLKLARSLEIDPEQLAEATPQNLAQLVDWINSFPESDHGPVWLKAFEAGYQERLLEQLRTRTTDADRPPTTRPYSQSVYCIDVRSEPFRRHLESVGPHDTYGFAGFFAAFIRYRAWGKEHDTEQFPVIMRAKNEVREIPRSYLDHKVSTHLARARWVHAGHTLLHDLKENVVTPYVMVESLGWFYGLPIFGKTLIPTLYQRVTAWLRRMFVPSIATTLTVDKIAPSDMAEMLAAEQQAVVRSALHERFGLRSSRITPALVEGVRQQALSGSDTPDRSLIEAAAQAGLSTEVLTELVEILRKEYELNARALSHEKERITRTGFTVEEQTLTADTALRMMGLTKNFARLVLFCAHGSTTENNPYESALDCGACGGNEGKPNARTLAMMANNPKVRERLAKLGIDIPADTHFLAGQMNTTTDAVDLFDLEDVPPTHRADLARLQEDLKEASQLTSQERCARLPDVHQRLQEAKAEAHVRQRSVDWSQVRPEWGLSSNTAFVIGRRDLTKGLDLGGRVFLHSYDYREDPNNRLLEVLLTAPQVVAQWINMEHYFSTVDNEVYGSGSKIYHNVVGRLGVMSGPWSDLRLGLARQTVMNGDMPYHEPMRLLTIIEAPRERIEKLIARHEVLQHYYHNEWVHLIALDPNDQVWYRYRPDATWSLIEQAVRA